One window of Quercus robur chromosome 5, dhQueRobu3.1, whole genome shotgun sequence genomic DNA carries:
- the LOC126725168 gene encoding uncharacterized protein LOC126725168 has translation MAPTFSRAVASRSVIVERLAEDVTENDLRRAFSAVGLVDYVDILRHNRGLVVFVSDTDARRAMNDLDGILLNGKKMKIIWVKNLVHFITNAGEVINPKEVPVFVHEARQKLVASINMQGLNDIQDFCQCLNKSLSNFKHTSPLENISLQNPWPGYEVVYKHVDSIINANEEIVPNEKDPNEGFEQWFLSVVNKIEFSVL, from the exons ATGGCTCCTACTTTTTCTAGAGCCGTGGCTTCACGATCGGTGATCGTGGAGCGTCTTGCTGAAGATGTCACCGAGAACGATCTCCGGAGAGCATTCTCTGCGGTGGGTTTGGTGGACTATGTGGACATCCTTCGTCATAATCGTGGCTTGGTTGTGTTTGTATCGGATACTGATG CAAGGAGGGCTATGAATGATCTAGATGGCATCCTGCTGAAtgggaagaaaatgaagatcaTCTGGGTGAAGAATCTAGTCCATTTTATCACTAATGCTGGAGAAGTAATAAATCCCAAAGAAGTTCCAGTTTTTGTCCATGAAGCTAGGCAGAAACTCGTTGCATCAATCAACATGCAAGGTTTGAATGACATCCAAGATTTCTGTCAATGCCTTAACAAATCATTGAGCAATTTTAAACATACTAGTCCTTTGGAGAACATTAGCCTGCAAAATCCATGGCCTGGGTATGAAGTTGTATACAAACATGTTGACAGCATCATTAATGCCAATGAAGAGATTGTGCCAAACGAAAAAGACCCAAACGAGGGTTTTGAGCAGTGGTTCCTTAGTGTGGTCAACAAAATAGAGTTCTCTGTGTTGTAA
- the LOC126725166 gene encoding F-box protein At3g26010-like produces the protein MAEGALFAAAHGIIEKLAGQIVRELDCRWAFKDEITNLEKSLFAVKAALQDAEAKQHNSEAIKPWLTRPKDAMCDVDDLLDQIFNVDLRRQLMTCDKICIDLNRINLESIWGSAGKSCSSFMRPRSVDFGQMEVGMKNRMVTLDLEIGMIGWRNVKVLKNRNSEVGRLQKLLTRIEDLPISLLLEILYRLDLKSAMRCKSVARQWCYLISDPSFANDFVRLHASSVVDRPFALLLHYVDKQIKKRHLLATSEEPEFKSLTYIPPIYQHDNIEVTVQASCNDLLLCCANMVGNDAGSGPMSVYYVINPISRQWTALPPMPELARARVGFICWYDTALHKQLSYRVMRIPEFKGESAEFSVEIFSSDTGKWTQSVGLCPQGFQLDVFAFPGVPYNGLLFWWSSTDCLVGFDPNTSKCCQFFEKPVELNPSHGIERLGVCHGTLRICQISGYPYEVADPCLRVWELKDYDEGGKWNLEHELYFDKMVSEKSPWLTEYLSKKYPTVAVLAYHPNDREVVYLMIKFKVVFCNLRRKTLEVVCDIPTADYFYHGCNVFTFVLPCWPTPIPFQTEKAT, from the exons ATGGCAGAAGGAGCTCTTTTTGCCGCCGCTCATGGAATCATCGAAAAATTGGCCGGCCAAATAGTCCGGGAATTGGACTGTCGGTGGGCTTTCAAAGACGAGATTACAAACCTTGAGAAGTCACTTTTCGCTGTCAAAGCTGCGCTTCAGGATGCAGAGGCGAAGCAACACAACAGTGAAGCGATCAAACCGTGGCTGACAAGGCCTAAGGATGCCATGTGTGATGTGGATGACTTGCTGGATCAAATCTTTAATGTGGATTTGAGACGGCAATTGATGACCTGTGACAAGATTTGCATAGATCTCAAccg GATTAATCTGGAATCGATTTGGGGTTCGGCAGGGAAATCTTGCTCCAGTTTCATGCGCCCCCGTTCCGTAGATTTTGGGCAGATGGAGGTTGGAATGAAAAATCGGATGGTAACACTGGATTTGGAAATTGGAATGATAGGTTGGAGGAATgtgaaagttttgaaaaatcgGAATTCGGAAGTCGGAAGATTACAGAAGCTATTGACGAGAATAGAGGATCTCCCAATTTCCCTACTGTTAGAAATCCTGTATCGGCTGGATCTGAAATCCGCGATGCGATGCAAATCTGTGGCAAGGCAATGGTGCTATCTTATCTCTGATCCCTCTTTTGCCAACGATTTTGTTAGGCTCCACGCATCTTCAGTTGTGGATCGTCCCTTTGCCTTGCTCCTCCACTACGTTGATAAGCAGATAAAGAAGAGACACCTCCTCGCGACATCGGAGGAACCGGAATTTAAATCCTTGACTTATATACCACCAATATATCAACATGACAATATTGAGGTCACTGTTCAAGCTTCCTGTAATGACTTGCTATTATGCTGCGCAAACATGGTTGGCAATGATGCAGGGTCTGGTCCTATGAGCGTTTACTATGTGATAAATCCAATTAGTAGGCAATGGACTGCCCTGCCTCCCATGCCTGAACTTGCAAGGGCTCGGGTTGGGTTCATATGTTGGTATGACACTGCTCTTCATAAGCAACTTAGTTATAGGGTGATGCGCATTCCTGAATTTAAGGGTGAGTCAGCAGAATTCAGTGTAGAGATATTCTCATCTGACACAGGTAAATGGACTCAGTCTGTGGGGTTGTGCCCACAAGGATTTCAGTTGGATGTCTTTGCCTTCCCCGGTGTTCCCTATAACGGTTTGCTTTTCTGGTGGAGCAGCACTGATTGCCTTGTTGGGTTTGATCCAAACACCAGTAAATGCTGCCAATTCTTTGAGAAGCCCGTAGAATTGAACCCATCCCATGGAATTGAGCGTCTTGGTGTGTGTCATGGTACCTTGAGGATATGCCAGATTTCAGGTTACCCTTATGAGGTTGCTGATCCTTGTTTACGTGTTTGGGAGCTCAAGGACTATGATGAAGGAGGCAAATGGAACTTAGAGCACGAGCTGTATTTTGACAAAATGGTTTCAGAAAAATCTCCTTGGCTCACAGAATACCTAAGCAAGAAATATCCAACTGTGGCAGTCTTAGCCTATCATCCAAATGATAGAGAAGTTGTGTATTTGATGATTAAATTCAAGGTGGTATTTTGCAACTTGAGGAGAAAAACACTGGAAGTGGTCTGTGATATTCCGACTGCTGACTACTTTTACCATGGCTGCAATGTCTTCACCTTTGTGCTCCCCTGTTGGCCAACTCCCATTCCCTTTCAGACGGAGAAGGCCACCTAA